In the Candidatus Nitrosotalea sinensis genome, one interval contains:
- the sufU gene encoding Fe-S cluster assembly sulfur transfer protein SufU, with amino-acid sequence MSSADIYREIILDYYRNPRNYGKISDPDIAQRDSNPLCGDELEMHLNIKDDKVADVKFTGKGCAISQASASMLTELIMGKDFEYVKKLTKEDILDNLGLHDLGPARIKCALLSLKVLKSGLYSYLVDKLKDTASADKIKEEASGLY; translated from the coding sequence ATGAGTAGTGCAGATATTTACCGAGAAATTATCCTGGATTATTACAGAAATCCAAGGAATTATGGAAAGATATCTGATCCTGATATTGCACAGAGAGATAGCAATCCTCTATGTGGTGATGAGCTTGAGATGCACCTTAACATAAAAGATGACAAGGTTGCAGACGTAAAATTCACCGGAAAAGGTTGTGCCATAAGCCAAGCAAGTGCATCCATGCTTACTGAATTAATCATGGGAAAAGACTTTGAGTATGTCAAGAAACTAACAAAGGAAGACATTCTGGACAATCTTGGTTTGCATGATCTTGGACCTGCTAGAATCAAGTGTGCATTATTGTCTCTCAAAGTGCTAAAATCAGGACTTTATTCGTATCTGGTTGACAAACTAAAAGATACTGCATCTGCAGACAAGATAAAAGAAGAAGCTTCAGGTCTATACTAA
- a CDS encoding cysteine desulfurase, producing the protein MQTSFINIENIRNDFPILKRKVHKDKPLVYFDNAATTQKPIQVIESISNYYLNYNSNIHRAVHELAEEATLAYETTRDKIAKFINAKNREEIVFVRGTTEAINLVAYAWARQNINKDDIIVTTEYEHHSNIVPWQLVTKEKGAKLEYIGVDDNGELILDHLDKYLATGKVKLVTFSQMSNVLGTITNSEEIVKRCKKYGARVLIDGAQSVPHMKVDLQKLDCDFFAFSAHKMLGPTGVGVLWARKELLQEMVPFNGGGDMIREVHKYETTWNDLPYKFEAGTPNIADVIGFSAALDYLDKIGMDKVREHEIELTKYALDKLSQMKGIILYGPKDATKRGGVISFNLGDIHPHDLATIIDEDGIAIRSGHHCAQVLMERLDVSATSRASFYIYNTKEEVDVFIKSLNRAKELFKI; encoded by the coding sequence TTGCAGACAAGTTTCATAAATATTGAAAATATTCGAAATGACTTTCCTATCCTAAAACGTAAAGTACACAAGGATAAACCTCTTGTATATTTTGATAATGCTGCTACTACTCAAAAACCAATCCAAGTAATAGAATCAATAAGCAACTATTACCTAAATTATAATTCTAATATCCACAGAGCAGTCCATGAGCTAGCAGAAGAAGCTACCTTGGCATATGAAACAACACGTGACAAGATTGCAAAATTCATTAATGCAAAAAATAGAGAAGAGATTGTCTTTGTTCGAGGAACTACAGAGGCAATAAACCTTGTAGCCTATGCATGGGCACGCCAGAATATCAATAAAGACGACATTATAGTGACTACCGAATACGAACATCATAGCAATATTGTTCCATGGCAACTTGTCACAAAAGAAAAGGGTGCAAAACTAGAGTATATTGGAGTAGACGATAATGGGGAATTGATACTTGATCATCTTGACAAATATCTTGCAACAGGCAAAGTAAAGCTTGTAACATTTAGTCAAATGTCTAATGTTTTGGGAACTATAACAAATTCTGAAGAGATTGTTAAACGATGCAAGAAATATGGTGCACGAGTATTAATTGATGGTGCTCAGTCTGTACCGCACATGAAGGTAGATTTACAGAAACTTGATTGTGACTTTTTTGCCTTTTCCGCACACAAGATGCTCGGACCCACTGGAGTTGGAGTGCTATGGGCAAGAAAAGAACTACTTCAAGAAATGGTACCATTCAATGGCGGAGGAGATATGATACGCGAGGTTCATAAATATGAAACTACTTGGAATGACTTGCCATACAAATTTGAGGCTGGTACACCAAATATAGCAGACGTAATTGGATTTTCAGCAGCACTTGATTATCTAGATAAAATAGGAATGGACAAGGTACGAGAGCATGAAATTGAACTTACAAAATATGCACTTGACAAACTTTCACAAATGAAAGGAATAATTTTGTACGGTCCTAAAGATGCAACAAAACGAGGTGGAGTTATTTCATTTAATCTCGGTGACATTCATCCTCATGATTTAGCTACCATCATTGATGAAGATGGTATTGCCATACGTTCTGGGCATCATTGCGCTCAAGTATTGATGGAAAGACTTGATGTTTCTGCAACATCTCGTGCAAGTTTTTATATATATAACACAAAAGAAGAAGTAGATGTTTTCATCAAGTCTCTTAACCGGGCAAAGGAGCTGTTCAAAATATGA
- a CDS encoding Rieske (2Fe-2S) protein: protein MKLTHLRAITSIGDNLSKWVNVCKLNQLKKGEMLDFDYENKKILLANLDGKIYASDRICTHADADLSTGILTEEGVTCPLHLSTFNLKTGVPENLPAEIPLKIYNVKIEQNEIYIEVD, encoded by the coding sequence GTGAAACTGACACATTTGAGAGCCATTACAAGTATAGGTGATAACTTGTCCAAGTGGGTAAATGTGTGTAAATTAAATCAACTAAAGAAAGGTGAGATGCTTGACTTTGATTATGAGAACAAGAAGATCCTTCTTGCAAATCTTGATGGTAAAATATACGCATCAGACAGAATCTGCACTCATGCAGATGCTGATCTATCTACTGGAATACTGACTGAAGAAGGAGTCACATGCCCCTTGCACTTGTCTACATTTAATCTAAAAACAGGTGTTCCAGAGAATCTTCCTGCTGAAATTCCGCTCAAAATCTACAATGTTAAAATAGAACAAAACGAGATTTACATCGAGGTAGATTAA